A stretch of the Oncorhynchus clarkii lewisi isolate Uvic-CL-2024 chromosome 9, UVic_Ocla_1.0, whole genome shotgun sequence genome encodes the following:
- the LOC139416690 gene encoding ras-related protein Rap-1A-like, whose translation MREYKLVVLGSGGVGKSALTVQFVQGIFVEKYDPTIEDSYRKQVEVDGQQCMLEILDTAGTEQFTAMRDLYMKNGQGFALVYSITAQSTFNDLQDLREQILRVKDTEDVPMILVGNKCDLEDERVVGKEQGQNLARQWNNCAFLESSAKSKINVNEIFYDLVRQINRKTPIEKKKAKKKSNCTLL comes from the exons ATGCGTGAATACAAGCTAGTGGTGTTAGGCTCCGGAGGTGTCGGCAAATCTGCACTG ACAGTCCAATTTGTACAAGGTATTTTTGTGGAAAAATATGACCCCACAATAGAAGACTCCTACAGAAAG CAAGTTGAAGTGGACGGGCAGCAATGCATGCTTGAAATCCTTGACACAGCTGGAACA GAGCAGTTCACAGCAATGAGGGACCTGTACATGAAGAATGGTCAAGGCTTCGCTCTTGTATACTCCATCACTGCACAGTCCACGTTTAATGACCTACAGGACCTGAGGGAACAGATCCTGAGAGTAAAGGACACTGAGGAT GTCCCCATGATCCTGGTAGGCAACAAGTGTGACCTGGAGGATGAGCGTGTGGTGGGCAAAGAGCAGGGACAGAACCTGGCCAGACAGTGGAACAACTGTGCCTTTCTAGAGTCCTCCGCTAAATCAAAGATCAACGTTAATGAG ATTTTCTATGACCTGGTCAGACAGATCAATAGGAAAACGCCGATAGAAAAGAAGAAAGCAAAGAAGAAGTCAAATTGCACACTGCTCTAA